The region GTGGATCGGGTTCGGTATATCCATTTTTAACAGCATCTTTTAAAACTTCTGAAAAAGGAATTTCTTCAACAGAAAATCGATTAAAAATGTAACTTAAAGTTCCAGAAAAAACACCTTTTATTTTAGTAATGTTTTCGCCGGATAAATGCAATAATTTAATATTGTCAATTAAAGGCAAACCTGCACCAACATTGGTTTCGTATAAATATTGTTTTTGATTTGTTTTTAAATTTTCGCGTAAATTTTTGTAAAAATCAAATGATAAAGTATTTGCAATTTTGTTTGATGAAACAATATCAAATCCATTACTTATAAAATTATTGTAACAATTTGGAAGTGATGCTGCAGCTGTATTATCAATTAAAATTAAATTTTCTAAATGATGTTCTTTTGCATAATTAATAATTGTTGAAAGCGAATGAGGTTGTGTTTTTTTAAAATGTTCTTGCCAGTTTTTGTTGAACCCATTTGAGTTAAAGTAAATAGACTTTGAATCTGCAATTGCAAAAATGTTTAAATCGATGTTTTTACGTTTAGAAATTTGATCTTTTGATGCAATAATTTGATCAATTAACACGCTACCAACAGTTCCTTTACCAATTACAGCTATGTTTACCGTTTTATTTACACCAAAAATTTGTCCATGAATTACATGCAATGCTTTTTTAAATTGTTGTTTTTCTATTACTAAGCTTATGTTTTTGCCAGAAACTGAATTGTTAAATAAGATAGGAGTAATGCCGTTTTTTACCAATGCACTATAAGGTTTGTGAAACGATTTTAAATCCTGACCAATAATTGAAACAACAGCAATATTGTTGTTAATGCTAATGTTTTCAACATCTTTGGTATAAAAGTCATACTGAAATTCTTGTTCTAGTAATTCTTTTGCTAAAAGGGCTTCTTCGTTATTCACAACAAATCCTAGACCACGTTCAGACGAACCTTGTGCAATTACGCTTACACTAATGTTGCTTTTTGCTAATGCATTAAAAATTCGGGCATCAACACCTACTTTACCAAATAAACCTTTGCCATGAAAATTAATTAAAGCCACGTTTTCAAGTACAGTTAACGATTTTACTCCAATTGGTGTTGGTTCATCAGAAATTAACGTTCCTGTGCTTTGTTGGTTTAAAGTATTTAAAATACGTAAAGGAATTTTCTTTTCAATTAAAGGAACAATGGTTTTTGCATGTAAAATAGATGCACCTAAAGTTGCTAATTCATTTGCATCACTGTAGTTAAGCTGTTCAATTCGTTTAGCCGATGCTACCCATTCAGGGTTTGCGGTATAAATACCATCAACATGAGTAAAATTTAAAAATTCTTCTGCTTGAATAAAGTTTGCTATTAGTGACGCCGTTAAATTGCTGCCATTTCTGCCCAATGTTGTAATGTCGTTTTCTAAAGTACTACCAACAAATCCACCTAAAATAATTAAGTCATTGGTTGTTAATTGGTTAAATAATTTTGTGGTGGCTATTTCTGTCACCGTTTCGTTTACGTTAGCAGATCCAAAATTAGCATCGGTTTTAATTATTTGCGTACTATCTACGTAAGTGGCTTTTAATTTGTTGTTTATTAATAATTGTGTGATTACTTTGGAGCTGATGAGTTCGCCTTGGGCTAACAATAAATCTTGTACTTTTAAGCTGTAATCTTGAATTAACGAAACGCCATGTAAAATGTTTTCAATTAATTTAAAATGCTCATCGGTATTAATTTCAGGGTAAAAGTTTAATGCTTTAAGTTTTTTTAAATCTTTGGTGTAAGTTTTGTTTTCTTTTGCTTTTTTTAGCATTTCTAATAACAAATCGGTTGTATTTCCAATTGCAGAAACAACTATAATTAATGATGATTTTTGTAAATGGCTAATTATAATATTTATAATATTTTGGTTAGTATGTAAACTAGCTAATGATTTGCCTCCAAATTTTAATACTTTGCTCATAAATAAGGTGTTAATATGTTGTTTAATTTTTCTTGTTCTATTAAAAAAGCGTCGTGCCCGTGTGTTGAATCTAATGAATGATATGAAACATTTTTGCCGATTTTTTTAAGTGATTTAGCCCATTCTAATTGATAATTAGGATGAAACAACCAATCGGAAACGATGCTTATAATTACAAATTGCGTATGGGTATTTTGCGCTGCTTTTAAATAATGCTTTTTACTGGTTGTTTTTCCTATTGATCCTAACAAGTGGTTCATTATTTTGTATGATTTTTTAGGAAAACGTTTTTTTAAAGCTTTGCCATGGTAAAGTAGCCACTGTTCTACAGTATTAGTATTTACTTTAAATTTATTGTTTATATCTAAAGCGTTTCGGTAGAACAACATCGACCACATTCTACTAAGTTCGTATCCCTTTTTTTGCTCTAAAAGCGCACTTTGTAAATACGTAACAGCTTTAATCCAATCATCTTTAAATGGACAAGCAGCAATACTAAACAAAGCATCAAATAAGCTAGGTTGTTCTTTCCACATTTCCCAAGCAATTACGCCGCCTAAACTGCCACCAATTATTAAAAGATCTTTTTTTAATTCTAATTCATTCAACAACCATAAGTTAATTAAAGCAATATCTTTAATTGTTACTTTTTTTATTGAATGTATATTTTCGTGGGTATTTGTTGCAAATCCGTTTCCTAAAGTATCAATACATAAAAGGTTGTATTTATTGGTATCAATAACTTTTAACGATCCCACTAATTCTTTCCACCAACCGTTTTCACCGGTAACTGTACTGTTTCCAGTTAGTGCATGTAAAATAATGATTGTTGGTTTAGGTTTGTTATAATCACAAATCCACTGAAAACTAATTTCGCAGTTAGCATCAGAAAAGTGATTGGTAAAATTTTTAGGAATTAATTTTTTGTTCATGGTTTGTTCCATAAAAAAATCCTTCATGGCTATACCTGAAGGATTTTATAAAAGGTTTATAATTAGGTATAGGTCAACTTGATGCTTTACGCATCATTCGCATTGTTGATCCCATTAGGTTTTTAGATGTTGTCATTATAAATATATAAATTACACTGCAAATGTAATGTAATATTTTCTGTGTGCAAGTTATTTATAAGAATATTTTTCTTTTAAACAGGTTGTTGTGTTGTTTTTGTTAGAATAAAAATCTATATAAGTTGTTTATTTTAGATTTTTTTACATATAATTTTTTTAATTACAAATAACTTAATCTATTAAAAACAATGTTATCTGAATTAATTTTTTTTTAAACGAAGTTTAAAGACATAAAAAAAAGGAGAAACTATTAATTTTTCCCTTTATTGTAATATCGTAGACTTTAATTAAAAGCTGTCATTATTCAATTATTTTTTTTAACTCTAAAAAGTTTTTATTATCAATTTTTATAGTTTCTAGATTTGATTTTAGGGTAAATTGCATTTCACAATCAAAACAAATTTTGGAAATAGCCACAATTGAATCATTTTTTTTGAAGATCAAAATATCTCTATAAATAGGAATACATTTTGAATCTTCAAATGAAATTTTATTTTTATAAATCCTTTTTACTTGTAAAAATAATTCTGGATTAATATGTTTCTTTTTAGGATAATTTTTTTCGATATCCTGATACGTTTTATTAATGTCTGTGATATAATTTTCACTTAATAATTTAATGAGGGCATAACTTTTATCTCTTATTTCAGCAGTTTCAATTAAATTATTAAAGGTTTCGTCTGAAATTTCTTTTTAAAAATGTTCAATAGAATCAAATTCAAGATTTTTATTTTGACATGCGATATTTATAAATAAAATAAAAAATATAAATATTCAAAGTTATAAAATAGTTTACTTTTTTCTATTAAAGGTTAGTTGCACAACTTTTAACAAATCTTAAATTTTTTTAAAGTTAATAAAATGTGAATTTTTAGCTATGTAAAAGTTTTTTTTGAGTTGTTTTAATTTTTATTTGCTTTTTTGTTAAAAATAAAAGTTATTTCGTGTTGTTTTTTGTTTAATTTTATAAAGCGTTTAATTGTTAATAATTACTTAAAATATTAAAAAGTTTAAATTTTATGAACTGTTTTTTTTCAAATGCTGTTTTGTTTTAAATTGTTCATTTACCTAGTGATTAAAAGCCCTTAAACTGATATTTATCATATTTTAAACCAACACATAAAATTAACTTTGAACAAAGATTTTAGGTATGGGCGTAATTTACATTTTAATATGCATTAGCATATTTGTTGCAGCCATTTTTCTGGTTCTCTTCATTAAATCAGTTAAAAGTGGACAGTTCGATGATCAATATACTCCTTCTGTAAGGATGTTGTTTGACGACGAACTTCGATCAAAAAAAGAAAAAAATAACAAAAACAATCAAATTAATTAGTATTTATGGAAGTACAACAGTTTTATTATGACAACAAAATTGTTAAAAAATTCCTCTATGCTGCAATTCTATTCGGAGTTGTAGGTACTTTAGTGGGTTTGCTTTTAGCAGTAATGTTTATTTTTCCGAATATTACCGATAATATTCCGTGGTTAAGTTTTGGTAGAATTAGACCATTACATACCAATGCAGTTATTTTTGCCTTTGTAGGAAATACCATTTTTGCAGGGGTATATTATTCATTGCAACGTTTGCTTAAAACGCGTATGTACAGCGATGTTTTAAGTAATATTAATTTTTGGGGGTGGCAGTTAATTATAGTTGCCGCTGCAATTACTTTACCGTTAGGTTTTACATCATCAAAAGAATATGCCGAATTGGAATGGCCTATTGATATTGCCATTGCCTTTATTTGGGTGGTTTTTGGTATTAATATGATTATGACCATTTTAAACCGTAGAGAGCGCCATTTATATGTAGCTATTTGGTTTTATTTAGCAACTTTTGTTACGGTAGCTGTTTTACACATTTTTAATAATTTAGAAATGCCTGTAAACTTGTTTAAATCGTATTCTGTTTACGCAGGGGTACAAGATGCTTTGGTGCAATGGTGGTATGGGCATAATGCAGTTGCATTTTTCTTAACAACACCTTTCTTAGGTTTAATGTATTATTTTTTACCTAAAATTGCCAACCGTCCCGTTTACTCTTATCGTTTATCAATTATACACTTTTGGTCGTTAATATTTTTATACATTTGGGCAGGTCCTCACCACTTATTATATACAGCATTACCAGAATGGGCACAAAATTTAGGGGTTGTATTCTCTGTAATGCTAATTGCTCCGTCTTGGGGTGGTATGATTAATGGTTTGTTAACTTTACGTGGCGCTTGGGACAAAGTAAGAACCGAACCTGTATTAAAATTCTTTGTAGTTGCTGTTACAGGTTATGGTATGGCTACTTTTGAAGGGCCAACGTTATCTCTTAAAAATGTAAATGCCATTGCCCACTATACCGATTGGATTGTTGCTCACGTACACGTTGGTGCGTTGGCATGGAATGGATTTATGGCTTTTGCAATCATTTATTGGTTGTTGCCACGTATGGCTAACACGCAATTATATTCTAAAAAGTTAGCAAACTTTCACTTTTGGATTGGTACATTAGGTATTATTTTATATGCAATTCCATTATACGTTGCTGGTTTTCAACAACACATGATGTGGAAACAATTTAACCCAGATGGTACTTTAAAATACGGTAACTTTTTAGAAACTGTAACGGCTATCATGCCAATGTATGCAATGCGTGCAATTGGTGGTACCTTATATGTAATTGGTATTTTAGTTTTGGTTTACAACATTTACAAAACAATGTCGGCAGCCGATGCAATTGAAGACGAATTAGCAGAAGCACCAGAATTAACACGTATAGCACCTAATCGCATCAAAGGAGAACGTTTCCATGCTTGGTTAGAGCGTAAACCAATTCAATTAACGGTTTTAGCAACAGTAGCCATTTTAATTGGTGGTATCATTCAAATTGTTCCTACTATTGTTGTAGATTCTAACATTCAAACTATTTCAAGTGTTAAACCTTATACACCGTTAGAATTAGAAGGACGCGATTTATACATACGTGAAGGCTGTGTAAACTGTCACTCGCAAATGGTTCGTCCGTTTAGAAGTGAAGTAGAGCGTTACGGCGAATATTCAAAATCGGGTGAATATGTATACGATTATCCATTCTTATGGGGTTCTAAACGTACAGGTCCAGACTTACACCGTTTAGGTGCAAAATATTCAGATAACTGGCATTTTAACCATATGTACGATCCACAAAGTACATCGCCTGGTTCTATAATGCCTGCTTACAAATGGATGTTTAAAAACCAAGCAATGGATGTTTCAGAAATTGAAACTAAAATGCGCGTTATGCAAAAATTAGGTGTGCCATACACCGATCAAGAAATTGCTAATGCTAAAACAAATATGAAGAAGCAAGCTGAAAAAATCGAGAAAAACTTAATGAATGATCCTGATTTTGTGAAATCGTACAACGAAAGTAAAAAAGCAGCAGCTGCGAGTGGCGATCAATTTGTACCAATGAGCGAACGTGAAATTACCGCACTTATTGCATATTTACAGCGATTAGGTACCGATATTAAAGTAAATGAAAAAAAATAACGAATCATGCTTAAGTTTATTAAACATAATATGGATACCATTTCGGGTATAGAAATCTATCCAATTATAGCGTTACTTATTTTCTTTTTATTTTTTGTTGGATTACTTTTTTGGGTATTTACCTACAAAAAAAATACACTTAACGAATTAAGTAACTTGCCATTACAAAATAATGACGAAATACAGGGTTCAAACAAAATAAATACATAATTATGAAACGATTTTTTCCAGTATATATACGCGTACCGTTACTGTTTTTTGCCTGCTACGGTATCCTTGATTACTTTATAGATTCGGGAGATAAACCAATGATTATTCAATATCCATCGGTTTTAGCTCTTTTAGGATTGATATTATTAGTGTTAATTGCTATTGAAATTGTTGCAAATGCATCAAACAATATCATTAATCAATTAATGTCGCCAGAAGAACGTGCGCAAAAAGAAGCATTAGATAATTTGCCTCTTTCAGAATTGCCTTTCGTTAAAAATTTATTAAAAAAACTAACTAAGTCTAGATCTATCGATGAAGAAAAAGACATCGAATTAGAACATGATTACGACGGAATTAAAGAATTAGATAACGATTTACCGCCATGGTGGGTGTATTTATTTTACGGGACAATTATTTTTGGTGTGATTTATCTTGGTAAGTATGAATTGTTTGGTGGCGAGAACCAAATACAAGAACTTGAAAAAGACATGGCTATTGCACAAAAAGAAATTGAAGAATACAAAAAAACAGCCCCTGATATGCTTACAGCCGATAAAGTTGTATTATTAACCGATGCGGGTGATATTGCAGCTGGTAAAGCAATTTACGATACTAACTGTGTGGCTTGTCACCGTGCCGATGGTGGTGGAGGTATTGGCCCTAACTTAACCGACGATTCTTGGATTTTAGGTGGAGATGTTAAAGAAATTTTTAATACCATTATGGAAGGTGGTCGCGATGGTAAAGGTATGGTTGCATGGAAACAGCAAATTAAACCTTCAGACATCCAAAAAGTAGCTAGTTATATTTTAACACTACAAGGTACCAACCCACCAGATGGCAAAGCACCAGAAGGTGATAAAGTTGCAGGAGCAAGTGCTGCAGCTACACCAGCAAATGGCGCAACAAAAGACACGTTGGCTAACACAGCCACACCTGCACCTAGTGCACCATAATATTTTCCATAAACATTTGGAGAGTTTTAGTTTTATTTTTCTTCCACGGCTCTTCTTTTAGAGCTGTGGTTTTTTTAAAACTAAACTAAATTAAAAAGAAATATGACTAAAGAAGAAAATAACAACTTTAGAGACAGATTAGGTACTGTTGATAATGATGGAAAAAGGGTGTGGGTTTACCCTAAAAAACCTGTTGGTAAATTTTACAATAAACGCAAATGGGTAAGTTATATATTACTTTTAATGCTGTTTTCAGCTCCGTTTATTAAAGTAAATGGCAACCAATTATTTTTATTTAATGTACTTGAACGTAAGTTTTCCATTTTTGGATTTACCTTTTGGCCTCAAGATTTTTATATAATGGTTATTGGAATCATTATTTGTGTACTATTTATTGCGCTTTTTACAGTTGCTTTTGGTAGGATTTTTTGCGGATGGATTTGCCCTCAAACTATTTTTATGGAAATGGTTTTTAGAAGAATTGAATATTGGATTGAAGGCGATCGTGGAGCTCAAATAAGATTAGATAAACAAAAATGGGATTCAGAAAAAATTAGAAAAAAAGGTTTAAAATGGTTTGTGTTTTTTATTGTTTCGTTTCTAATAGCTAATATATTTTTATCATACATTGTAGGTAGCGACCACGTGCTGGAAATGATTTTAAACGGACCAACTAAAAATCTTTCAACCTTAATTTCGCTAATCATTTTTACGGCTGTTTTTTACTTTGTGTTTGCTTGGTTTCGTGAACAAGTTTGTATCATTGCTTGCCCGTATGGTAGACTTCAAGGGGTGCTTTTAGACGAAAAAACCATTGTTGTTGCTTACGATTACAAAAGGGGAGAAGCCGAAAATGGACGTGCAAAATTTAGAAAAAACGAGAACAGAACACAAAGCGGTAACGGTGATTGTATTGATTGTAATCAATGTGTAAATGTGTGTCCTACAGGAATTGATATTCGCAATGGAACTCAATTAGAATGCGTTAACTGTACGGCTTGTATAGATGCATGTGACTTTATGATGGAATCGGTTAATTTACCTAAAGGGTTAATTAGATATGCGTCTGAAAATGAAATCGCTAAAAAAGAAAAATTTGTATTCACAGCTCGTATGAAAGGATATACCGCTGTATTAGTAATTTTAATTGGTTTATTAAGCGGTTTGTTGTTTATGCGTAGCGATGTGGAAGCTAAAGTTTTAAGATTACCAGGGCAATTATTTGAACACAAAGGGATTAATATTAGCAACGTATATACATATAAAATTGCTAATAAATCAAACCGAGATTTTGATAATGTAACCATAAAATTAGCACATCCTAATGGGACTATTAATTTAGTCGGAAAAACGTCTATTAAAATTTTAAAAGAAGACATGGCACAAGGTACTTTGTTTATAGAAATTCCGCAGGCTTCTTTAAAAAGCGATAAAACAGAAATACAATTAGAAATTTATAATAATAACGAATTAATAGATCAAACTAAAACTAATTTTATGAGCCCACGAAGCTTTAATTAAGAAAAATAAAAAAAACTAAAACTAAACTAAAACTACAACAAATGAAATTTAATTGGGGAACAGGCATTGTGTTTGGTATTGCTGCATTTATGATTTTCATCTTGCAATACGTAATTCGCGTACAATTAGATACGCGTTATGATAATGAATTGGTTACTGAAAAATATTACCAAAAAGAAACTGAAATTAACGGCAACCGTTTAAAACAAGAAAATGCCAATAAATTAGGTGCCGATTTTAAAGTACAAACTACAGCTAAAGGAATTGAAATTTATTTTCCATTGGCTTTTAATCCTAAAGAAATAAAAGGAAAAGTATCCCTTTATAGGCCGTCTAACCAGGCTTTTGATCAAACAATTCCTTTGGAATTGTCGTCAAATCACTTGCTTATACCTAAATCTCGCTTGGTAGATGGCCGTTGGGATATTGCTATTGATTTCACTTACCAAGGCATGGCCTATTTAAAACAACAAACATTGGTGTTATAATGTTAGTGCCTTTAACGCTGGGTTTATTAGCTAGTTTGCACTGCGTGGCTATGTGTGGTCCTATTGCAATGGCTTTACCTGTACACCAGTTTAATGCAGCAAAAAAAACGGTACTTATTTTGTTGTATCACTTGGGTAGAATTTTTGTCTACACCTTATTAGGCGTGTTTTTTGGCACTTTAGGAAAGGGACTTTTCTTAGCAGGTTTACAACAAAAAACGTCTGTTATTTTAGGGGTGCTATTAATAATTAGTGTGTTTTTGTTTTACATTAAAGGTGGTACAAATGGTGCTTTAAATTTTAATTTAGCAGGTTATGCAAAATTTAAAAGTTTATTTGGTACATATATTCAAAAACGCAATCCTTTATCGCTTTTTGTGTTAGGGGTATTAAATGGTTTATTGCCATGTGCAATGGTTTATATG is a window of Myroides sp. JBRI-B21084 DNA encoding:
- the thrA gene encoding bifunctional aspartate kinase/homoserine dehydrogenase I, coding for MSKVLKFGGKSLASLHTNQNIINIIISHLQKSSLIIVVSAIGNTTDLLLEMLKKAKENKTYTKDLKKLKALNFYPEINTDEHFKLIENILHGVSLIQDYSLKVQDLLLAQGELISSKVITQLLINNKLKATYVDSTQIIKTDANFGSANVNETVTEIATTKLFNQLTTNDLIILGGFVGSTLENDITTLGRNGSNLTASLIANFIQAEEFLNFTHVDGIYTANPEWVASAKRIEQLNYSDANELATLGASILHAKTIVPLIEKKIPLRILNTLNQQSTGTLISDEPTPIGVKSLTVLENVALINFHGKGLFGKVGVDARIFNALAKSNISVSVIAQGSSERGLGFVVNNEEALLAKELLEQEFQYDFYTKDVENISINNNIAVVSIIGQDLKSFHKPYSALVKNGITPILFNNSVSGKNISLVIEKQQFKKALHVIHGQIFGVNKTVNIAVIGKGTVGSVLIDQIIASKDQISKRKNIDLNIFAIADSKSIYFNSNGFNKNWQEHFKKTQPHSLSTIINYAKEHHLENLILIDNTAAASLPNCYNNFISNGFDIVSSNKIANTLSFDFYKNLRENLKTNQKQYLYETNVGAGLPLIDNIKLLHLSGENITKIKGVFSGTLSYIFNRFSVEEIPFSEVLKDAVKNGYTEPDPRDDLSGTDVARKLLILARELDLENELHDITIQNLIPNEFQTLSVSNFLEQLNGLDAFYNNLKKQLQPNEVLRYVGELSGDLQQQKGLLETKLIKVNKNSALGQLSGSDSIFEIYTESYGEKPIIIQGAGAGAHVTARGVFGDILRLAEKK
- a CDS encoding alpha/beta fold hydrolase, translating into MKDFFMEQTMNKKLIPKNFTNHFSDANCEISFQWICDYNKPKPTIIILHALTGNSTVTGENGWWKELVGSLKVIDTNKYNLLCIDTLGNGFATNTHENIHSIKKVTIKDIALINLWLLNELELKKDLLIIGGSLGGVIAWEMWKEQPSLFDALFSIAACPFKDDWIKAVTYLQSALLEQKKGYELSRMWSMLFYRNALDINNKFKVNTNTVEQWLLYHGKALKKRFPKKSYKIMNHLLGSIGKTTSKKHYLKAAQNTHTQFVIISIVSDWLFHPNYQLEWAKSLKKIGKNVSYHSLDSTHGHDAFLIEQEKLNNILTPYL
- the ccoS gene encoding cbb3-type cytochrome oxidase assembly protein CcoS; this encodes MGVIYILICISIFVAAIFLVLFIKSVKSGQFDDQYTPSVRMLFDDELRSKKEKNNKNNQIN
- the ccoN gene encoding cytochrome-c oxidase, cbb3-type subunit I; the encoded protein is MEVQQFYYDNKIVKKFLYAAILFGVVGTLVGLLLAVMFIFPNITDNIPWLSFGRIRPLHTNAVIFAFVGNTIFAGVYYSLQRLLKTRMYSDVLSNINFWGWQLIIVAAAITLPLGFTSSKEYAELEWPIDIAIAFIWVVFGINMIMTILNRRERHLYVAIWFYLATFVTVAVLHIFNNLEMPVNLFKSYSVYAGVQDALVQWWYGHNAVAFFLTTPFLGLMYYFLPKIANRPVYSYRLSIIHFWSLIFLYIWAGPHHLLYTALPEWAQNLGVVFSVMLIAPSWGGMINGLLTLRGAWDKVRTEPVLKFFVVAVTGYGMATFEGPTLSLKNVNAIAHYTDWIVAHVHVGALAWNGFMAFAIIYWLLPRMANTQLYSKKLANFHFWIGTLGIILYAIPLYVAGFQQHMMWKQFNPDGTLKYGNFLETVTAIMPMYAMRAIGGTLYVIGILVLVYNIYKTMSAADAIEDELAEAPELTRIAPNRIKGERFHAWLERKPIQLTVLATVAILIGGIIQIVPTIVVDSNIQTISSVKPYTPLELEGRDLYIREGCVNCHSQMVRPFRSEVERYGEYSKSGEYVYDYPFLWGSKRTGPDLHRLGAKYSDNWHFNHMYDPQSTSPGSIMPAYKWMFKNQAMDVSEIETKMRVMQKLGVPYTDQEIANAKTNMKKQAEKIEKNLMNDPDFVKSYNESKKAAAASGDQFVPMSEREITALIAYLQRLGTDIKVNEKK
- a CDS encoding CcoQ/FixQ family Cbb3-type cytochrome c oxidase assembly chaperone, with product MLKFIKHNMDTISGIEIYPIIALLIFFLFFVGLLFWVFTYKKNTLNELSNLPLQNNDEIQGSNKINT
- a CDS encoding cbb3-type cytochrome c oxidase N-terminal domain-containing protein — protein: MKRFFPVYIRVPLLFFACYGILDYFIDSGDKPMIIQYPSVLALLGLILLVLIAIEIVANASNNIINQLMSPEERAQKEALDNLPLSELPFVKNLLKKLTKSRSIDEEKDIELEHDYDGIKELDNDLPPWWVYLFYGTIIFGVIYLGKYELFGGENQIQELEKDMAIAQKEIEEYKKTAPDMLTADKVVLLTDAGDIAAGKAIYDTNCVACHRADGGGGIGPNLTDDSWILGGDVKEIFNTIMEGGRDGKGMVAWKQQIKPSDIQKVASYILTLQGTNPPDGKAPEGDKVAGASAAATPANGATKDTLANTATPAPSAP
- the ccoG gene encoding cytochrome c oxidase accessory protein CcoG; translation: MTKEENNNFRDRLGTVDNDGKRVWVYPKKPVGKFYNKRKWVSYILLLMLFSAPFIKVNGNQLFLFNVLERKFSIFGFTFWPQDFYIMVIGIIICVLFIALFTVAFGRIFCGWICPQTIFMEMVFRRIEYWIEGDRGAQIRLDKQKWDSEKIRKKGLKWFVFFIVSFLIANIFLSYIVGSDHVLEMILNGPTKNLSTLISLIIFTAVFYFVFAWFREQVCIIACPYGRLQGVLLDEKTIVVAYDYKRGEAENGRAKFRKNENRTQSGNGDCIDCNQCVNVCPTGIDIRNGTQLECVNCTACIDACDFMMESVNLPKGLIRYASENEIAKKEKFVFTARMKGYTAVLVILIGLLSGLLFMRSDVEAKVLRLPGQLFEHKGINISNVYTYKIANKSNRDFDNVTIKLAHPNGTINLVGKTSIKILKEDMAQGTLFIEIPQASLKSDKTEIQLEIYNNNELIDQTKTNFMSPRSFN
- a CDS encoding FixH family protein, which gives rise to MKFNWGTGIVFGIAAFMIFILQYVIRVQLDTRYDNELVTEKYYQKETEINGNRLKQENANKLGADFKVQTTAKGIEIYFPLAFNPKEIKGKVSLYRPSNQAFDQTIPLELSSNHLLIPKSRLVDGRWDIAIDFTYQGMAYLKQQTLVL
- a CDS encoding sulfite exporter TauE/SafE family protein codes for the protein MLVPLTLGLLASLHCVAMCGPIAMALPVHQFNAAKKTVLILLYHLGRIFVYTLLGVFFGTLGKGLFLAGLQQKTSVILGVLLIISVFLFYIKGGTNGALNFNLAGYAKFKSLFGTYIQKRNPLSLFVLGVLNGLLPCAMVYMALFGATATQGGLYGGLFMFWYGLGTIPLLTVLIWLSSWVNKNFKNKLQKAIPVFLLLTGCLLIVRGLGLAIPYVSPSTLQLFITSNPQCS